Part of the Nicotiana sylvestris chromosome 5, ASM39365v2, whole genome shotgun sequence genome is shown below.
TCGGTGGCACAGCTACTTGAGATGTAGCGTAAAAGGTGTCTGCCACCTGTTGTACATCGAAACCGAGGTCGGGAAGGAGGCTGATGCAGAGGAAGCCGGAGAGCCAGTCGTGAAAGCGTTAAGAGTCGTGTTAACAGGTTCTAAGGATGACTTCAAAAGGACCAAGTATACAAAATCCCAAGTACGGTTAGATTTGCGACTAAACTAATTGAAGGATGACCACGCTCGTAGCGAGTTGGAAGTCCTTATCACTTGGAGCTGGGATCAGAGAGGATTAGAGAAAGGGAATGAAGGAACATCAGAGCATCTGGGGTCCGGAAAGTTGCTCATGAGAAGTTGGAGAGGGGGAAAGAGGTGGGTTTGGAATCGGGGAGATGCAGAAGGAAGAACCAAGGAAAATGGTGGAAAAGACTCCCTTTCCCCTATTTATATTAGACGGGCCACAATGACACTACACAAGCTCATCTATAGATTGTAATCCCTAGTCCTCCGGGAGAAATATATTAACAGGATTTTCTATAGCTAACAAATCCTAAATATAATCCAGCCAGGAGACTCATTTTCTACCAAACTTAACATAATAATCTTTTTTATCTGCCCTTATCCTCTCAGAACCACACACTGAATGACCGCGCAGTTGTTAACATCCTTTTCATGCGATACTTTATTATCAGGATTTTTATTCCTAACACCTCTTTAACAAAAATTACGTTCCAAAAAGGATGACAGAAGAAAATACAATGTTAACTCATGTTTGAAGTGGTACAGAAAATTATTTCCCGAATGAAACAAAACGCTTGAAGATTctgtaattaattaattaattcccCACAGCTTCCCTTCCAAAAGAGGGGAAATCAAAAAAGGTGAAGAAAGTTCTTTGGGCCATTCTTGCCAGATCAATTAGCCGAGTTGTTCCTGTGATTACTAGATACCTTCACTATTTTTCATTTTACATTCATCTTTTTGCAATTTGTTTTCACAAGCCAGCTTgcataagaaaaaaaaataagacaTCCTAGACCTTTTAACTTGGATCGATACAGTACCAACGATACacagtggcggagccacatgGACCCAAGGTTCGTCGGAAAATTACACTGTTTAGCTCGgtaacttttaaaaaaatatgtatatatactatataatgaCATCCCTTGACTTCTTGGtgagtttgtttctttatattttgactccCCTTAATAAAAATCCTGGCTCCGCCATTGACGATACAGCAAACAAATGTTCTCACAATGTGATTGAAACGGCCAGAAAAAACATCTGAAAAACTTATCTCACTACAAGAAATAGAGAAAGGAGATCTTACTTGCAACGACACAATAATGTTGGAAAGAGCTTGTCCATAAGTGTCATGAAAATGAACAGCAAGCCTCTCTACTGGGACAACTTGGGTTACAGCGTCAAGCATTGGAATAACAGTACCTAAAAAATGGAGAGTTGGAGACAGAAAATATGGGAAGATGTAACAAATAAAAGATGGTTTGCTGAAGCAAGGAATGACGTTTTTGACAATCAAATCAATTTCACATAAAACCCAAGAAAAGATTGACAAATAGTAAAtgtcttcttttaattttaaggAAAACCATTTGATGAACATTCATTGCACTTATGTTAGTAGTTCCGGCATAGACAATTTAGTTGAAAAACAGATTCATAGAGCCAATACTTTCATATGGATTCTGCATTGACTTCACAGCCATTTCATCTCCTTATTAAGCAATCGAGATATCGCATCGTGCCTATCGTGCGTAGACTTCACAGAAGGTGAACACCATTGTCTTTCCTATCATGCCTTTATCAAGGTTATCATGACCAGTACAAGCATTTAACAGTTAACACTTGATAGATGATATCATATCAATTATTTTAAGGATTATACACTAACTTCTTTCTGTTTCCTAGAAAGCACCGCGTTAAAAACCTTTTTTCATAACCAAGAAATCCCTGAGGGCCCGTGGCACACGGTTCGAAACTCGGTGAATAATGGCCCACCCCTCTACCTTTCTCCACTCCACTTAAATCCCAGGCTTTTGGCTCCAGCAAGGTAACATTGCATTAAAAACTACTTGGCACTATCCtgaaagttttttaaaaaaaatatttttattctcTTAAAGCCAGAGAAGACCACATTGAAACATAACTTAATACATTCCAGCATAAAGCGTAAGATGTCATCACTATCTATCACTGGAAATTGAATCTAAAATCCAGCAATTCTACAGAGCAATCTAATTCTGCTAAAATGTGTTACTAATTAACTAATAACATAGTAACACTGCACTCTCTAAATAAAGCAAATATATCTTTTAGCTGTCTATGTTGGCTCAGTAGCGTGTAGCTGAAAGTAATCCAGCACTATCTTCTCAAACAAAGAAGTGAAATGCAAATAAAATTCTTCTTCAAATAAGAATCAGAATTACTAACAAGCAATGTAATTTGCTGGCACGTACTAGAATTTTACCACAGGCACAAGATACAGATTCTTCTGGCAGATCAAaggtacaaaatggcaaaatGTGAAAGCAGCGAAGATTTAGAATTACCTGGAGTACCAACTCCAATTGTATCACCAAGAGAAATTTCAAAGCAACCCATATCTACCAGTTCTTTAGCCACATATGCAACTTTTGATGGAGACACTGCTCCTTCTACGGGACAGCCAACAACACATGATATATACCTGATAGAAAATAATGATAGCCACTTTTTCAGTTAAATAGATACAACTTTAGTTCTCCAGATAAACTCTCATACAACCAACGAACATATTCCTACCCATTACTACCAGTTATTCTAACAAATTTATGACTAGTGCTCATTTGGAACTTGAAATACAAGAGTTACCTTGATTTGAAGATATATCCAATACCAGAAACCAATTTTTTTGGAACGTTGAAATCTAACCACTGAGAAAGGAATAATTTGAGCTCATAGATGTAGGTAGAGTTTAATAATCAGGAAAAGACAAAATCACAAATTTGCCACAAATGTTGATTCGGTAAAATTGGAAACGTTAGACCTAATTCCTAGAATATGTAGATATGCTAGAACTCATACCCACGAATGGGGATGGAATGGTTTTTGGCTGCAAGAGCAACATCACGATAACGAGCAAGACTGTCTTCAATGCTGCAATTTATGTTAGACCTAGAAAAGGACTCGGATGCTGCGGCAAAGATTGCCACTTCCTTGGCTCCAGCTGCAACAGCTGCTTCAAAACCCTGAAATAGGACCGATGACAATTATGAGCGATCCCCATTATCCAGGTTCCAGTGCGAGCATGAAAATGAATACATATTCAACAAGACATATAAAGGAGAGTCTCACTCTTTGCATTTCTATCAGCTTACTTTAAGATTCGGTGTCAAAACAGGTAAGCGGACCCCTGTAAGACTCTTAACTGCTTCAATTACATCCTTTGCATCAGCTAGCTGCAATTTGGTTTTGGTAAATATTTCAAAGAATCAATATCATCAACTCTCTAAATAATAACTACGTCATTTTGGTAGCTTAAACCTTGATTCTACAGATAGTGATTGAGGGATAAGCTGCAAAAATACAGTTCATGAACGGCTACACAAAAGCACATTCATGCACATAAATTAAAAGAATCATTAACAAGCCTATCACAAGATTAAGTCATCAGGAAGTGTTTCCATTAATCTCAACAAATTAACACAAAGGCTTATAACTCTTATAGCTAAAATGGAGATGGAAGCTGAAGATTGTAGGCTCGTAAAGAATGAAGAAGATTATGAAGACGCGAAGCACTTATTCATCCACTGTAGAATCACAAATCAGATTACAAGTTTTTGAATTTGCTTGAAGTTAAATGGTGCAAGCCAGAAAATTATAAAGATGTGTTACTTTGTTGGAATAGAGGAGGAACTAAAAAGGTGACAAAAAATTGTCGAATAATATACCAATGGCTATATGGTAGACTAAGTGGAAGGAGAGAAACAAAAGATACTTCATAGGCAAAAAGGAAAAAGGTTGTAACTTAAAGCATGATGTTTAGCTCTCTTAACCTATTGGGGTAAAAATGAAAATGTACAAGAAGTAGATAGAATGGTTAATTTCATTAGTTCTTTTCACATATTGCTAGTGTACTGAGATGCATATTGTTGGGGTCGTACTACTTTTTCATTGCACTCTCTGGGTGCTAACATAAGGCTCTGACAAGGCAAAAGACTCCTAATGAACATTAGACATAACAAACCTACTAACACGACTAAAACTAAATCATGACTAAAACAATGTAAAGTGCATGCCAAAATCAGAAATTTGGTTGATGAACCTCAAAGAATTTATACACATAGAAAAGAACACATTACGCAAGAGAAGGGGGACATCATAAACGGGAGAAGATGTGAGTAGAGAGAGAGAGTACAATTTTGAGTTTGAACTTTTAGTGAAATTGACATGACTTGCAGATATCAAGCAGAATGAACACCGTTCATGATATAGAAGTATGAACTTGATTAAAATGCAACATACAAACAATTTATCAGCGTAAGCATTCAACCTTGTTCCAAACCATTTCCACACATACACTACTCATTTGACCATTTGACATTTTGTAACATTGTTATTGGAAAGCAAAAAGTTAATCGAGCACTTGAACCTTGAAACGGGAAACCTTTCCTAATATCTCTACCTTAGGGAACCAGATCTTTGAGGAACCACATGATTTCTCctcaaaaatccaaaatgaaTTACAAAAGCACTCAAAGAGCATTAAACAATGCCTGTCATGGTCATGTGGATCTTTGCAAAATAAACAAAGTACAAAAGAAACAACCTTTAAGGGCCTTAGTAATGGTCCTAGCTAGTGAGTAACTAACGACCATAAGAAAACCCCTGTTCTCATGCTTTAAGATGAAAAATTAACAGTCAAATGACTGAACTGAGGAAAGTTCTTGTCGTTTCACACAGTTGGTGAGGACAAATTAGCAACAAAAAGCACATTATGTAAGTCAAGTATATATAAGGATGACAAATGCAAGATACATAAAGATAAGATCCCCTAGGACAAGCAAAATTTTGTATACCTGTGGTACCCACTTTGGAGACACAAAACTAGTAGCCTCAACAACTGGCAGTCCACTAGAAACAAGTAATTTAATAAGCTCCACCTTCACTTCTGTAGGTACTATCGTCTTCTCATTTTGTAGACCATCTCTTGGGCCAACTTCTACTATCTTGACAACTTCAGGGACAGATCCTAAGGACTAAACAATATATTAGATGGCTCCAACATCATAGAGAGAGAAATCAAAGAACTTAGAGCTGATGATCCACGAAGTTAGCATATGTCTAACCCTTGCACAAGTTAGGGTCACCAATATTAAAGATCAAAACAGGAAAGCACACTACATGAAATGACATCAAAGATCCACAGAGACAAAAAATAGAATACCTTGTCTTTGACGTCTTTTAAATATCCATGGCTGCTGTAATAACAATTTGACAAAGAAAAAGATCCGATACTCGTTCTAATCACCCTATgatcttgattaaacaaagaatTACATAATGAATCCCTTCTCATTTGTCTTCGCAATTGGAATGCTCCCCCTTCAATGTCATTGCTGCAAGGCAGTAGTTACTTTACTATCAAGAAAAGGTGAAAAAAGAAAAGTTGCTTGTCAAAATTCACTTGATGCCAGTAAACTAATCAAAAGAAAAGCTAAAAGTGAAAACCATGCACAGTAGCTTTAAAGAACACAGAATTTTTCCAAAACACTTGACTTAAAGTAACTGCAGAAAAACCATTGCACCGAAGTGACTCAATTTGAAAGAATAGCATGAAACTTCCCAAGATTTGTAAAAAAAAGTTTCTGGGTTCCCATCTTCTGATCAAAATGCAATGACACATTAAACAGCTACCTTTTTCTGGACATAATACTTAGATTTATTTTGGAAAATGACTTCAATCTAGCCATGAAAAAAGTTTAGTAAAAGCAGGGTGAGCTAATAACTGCTAAATGAAGAACCGCAGTATCAATTAATTTGCTTCACTGGTAGATCAGCTCTTTTTCTAATTTTATCAGGAAACATCAACAATTTCTCTCCCACAGTGTTCTACAGTTAGTTGTCATGATTTTAACATGACTGCTTCTTTGATTTTTTTCACAGTCATTATGATTCCAACACAGAGAAACTCCAAGTATATGCATTACATTTAAATGTTCCGTCGATTTATTCTTGGTTGTCACTATAAACTCCAAACCCATGACTATCTAGATTTATGGTGAGGAAACAAATTAAATGGTGCAGGAACCAGCGGCGGAGCCACATAGCTCCAAGGGGTGTCAATCCGGAAAATTACACTGTTTAGAtaggtaaaaaaaaaattcttcgtatatatactatattttgaATCCCCTTAACTTATTTATGTATTcgtttttttaaattttgacaCCCCTTAATAAAATTCCTGGCTCCGCTATTAGCGGGAACAAAATAAATCTTTAATACCTTAGGCTATGAGTAATTCATCAAACACCACAGCAACAAAATTACTAAAACACATAGAGGAAAGCTTAACATCAGAAAATTTTCTCCAATATCCCAAAAAACACATAATAATTGAAGAGGCTTTAATTAATAAAAGTTACCTCATATTAATTAGGGACAAAATGTTGTCTGCTTCACTCGTCACAACAGAAAAGGATCGACTTGCTAACAAAATATAGTTCCATCTTAATGTTTTCTTGATGATTTTATAAGCTAACATTTCACCAGTATTTTGACCATTCAACTTCCCCTAATGAATTCCCCCCACCttcacaaaaagaaaaattacacaaAATTACCCATGATATAAAATATCACACATAAAACGAATTTCACGTATTTAATCTGATAAATTGACCATTACTGAACTGAGTATGTTGAGAAAttgaaaatacataaataaacaaCTAAAAAgtgacccaaaaaaaaaaatagcagagAAAAGTAAGAAAAATTACCGAACTTTTTCGACGATCCGTTTAGCAGAAAAGCGAATAGAGCCCGTTTGGTAGcttttaagtgttaaaatagcaCCGTTAGCCAGATTTCGGACTTATCATTTAAAAATAACCCGCATTTATAAATTTATTGAAAAATAattactattttgctgcaatagggaccagtccaacataatatactggagatcggtgcacctgtgcaTGAACTTccggcatattatgctggaacttcaaCACGcagaaagtttcagcataatatactggagattggagcacttgtgtatgaatttccagcatattatactggactggtatattatactggaactctgtattatgctggagttccaatatagttatgctggaactccattataatatgatGTAGTTcagtatacttatgctgaaactatagtatattatgctggagtattttccggattttgaatagtattttcgttcatatttatctt
Proteins encoded:
- the LOC104215748 gene encoding uncharacterized protein isoform X1 produces the protein MLAYKIIKKTLRWNYILLASRSFSVVTSEADNILSLINMSNDIEGGAFQLRRQMRRDSLCNSLFNQDHRVIRTSIGSFSLSNCYYSSHGYLKDVKDKSLGSVPEVVKIVEVGPRDGLQNEKTIVPTEVKVELIKLLVSSGLPVVEATSFVSPKWVPQLADAKDVIEAVKSLTGVRLPVLTPNLKGFEAAVAAGAKEVAIFAAASESFSRSNINCSIEDSLARYRDVALAAKNHSIPIRGYISCVVGCPVEGAVSPSKVAYVAKELVDMGCFEISLGDTIGVGTPGTVIPMLDAVTQVVPVERLAVHFHDTYGQALSNIIVSLQMGISTVDSSVSGLGGCPYAKGASGNVATEDVVYMLNGLGVKTNVDMRKLLSAGDFICKHLGRPSGSKAAIALSRTSTASKL
- the LOC104215748 gene encoding hydroxymethylglutaryl-CoA lyase, mitochondrial-like isoform X2, which translates into the protein MRRDSLCNSLFNQDHRVIRTSIGSFSLSNCYYSSHGYLKDVKDKSLGSVPEVVKIVEVGPRDGLQNEKTIVPTEVKVELIKLLVSSGLPVVEATSFVSPKWVPQLADAKDVIEAVKSLTGVRLPVLTPNLKGFEAAVAAGAKEVAIFAAASESFSRSNINCSIEDSLARYRDVALAAKNHSIPIRGYISCVVGCPVEGAVSPSKVAYVAKELVDMGCFEISLGDTIGVGTPGTVIPMLDAVTQVVPVERLAVHFHDTYGQALSNIIVSLQMGISTVDSSVSGLGGCPYAKGASGNVATEDVVYMLNGLGVKTNVDMRKLLSAGDFICKHLGRPSGSKAAIALSRTSTASKL